GATCTTTTTATGCAAGCCCGGGAACTGCACATACATCCCTCTTTTACCAACAGGTTCTTCCACTAATTTTCCATCAATCCTGGATAAACCCGGCAAGCCTAATTTGAGCACGGTATTAATCGCCGTTCCTCTTGACAAGGCACTGTTCAGTACTGCAAATGCGATCTTTAAGGAACGGGCATCCGGCATTTGTTGTTTGAGCCATAATGCCAGGCAATCAGTAGGTACTACATCATAACCGGCGCCAGGCAGGAGCATAACACCTTTTTCCTTTGCAGCATTATCGTAGGTACGGATCATGTCATAGATGATGGCATCGCCATTCAGATCGAGGTAATGACGGCCTTCAGCAATACAGGCTTCTACTAATTGCTTAGCCGTAAAATCATAGGGCCCGGCGGCATTTACCACCACGCTGACCTCCTGTAATGCCTGCTGCATAGCAGGTTGATCATCCAATGCAAAAACTTTCACAGGGAGGTTCAACTCAGCACCCAGTTTGTCCAGTGCCTGTTTATTTCTGCCGGCAAGGATAGGTTGCAGGCCGAAGTCTGCCGCATAGCGGGCTATCAATTCTCCGGTATAGCCGTTTGCTCCATAGAGCAGGAATGTATGATCCAACATGGGAGAAATTTACAAATATTCTTTG
This window of the Chitinophaga sancti genome carries:
- a CDS encoding saccharopine dehydrogenase family protein, with the translated sequence MLDHTFLLYGANGYTGELIARYAADFGLQPILAGRNKQALDKLGAELNLPVKVFALDDQPAMQQALQEVSVVVNAAGPYDFTAKQLVEACIAEGRHYLDLNGDAIIYDMIRTYDNAAKEKGVMLLPGAGYDVVPTDCLALWLKQQMPDARSLKIAFAVLNSALSRGTAINTVLKLGLPGLSRIDGKLVEEPVGKRGMYVQFPGLHKKIFTMSLPWGDLSTAYVSTGIPNIATYININKAAWYFLKGQAAYNWLLKTKLVRGIANSIVKMQSPGPDKATRDKTNALIWAQVSNANGDTLTANMVVPEAYTLTALTALLITKKILNKDYKAGYQTPATAYGTELIMEIAGVQREIIAYLN